The Triticum aestivum cultivar Chinese Spring chromosome 3A, IWGSC CS RefSeq v2.1, whole genome shotgun sequence genome includes a region encoding these proteins:
- the LOC123060973 gene encoding uncharacterized protein isoform X1: MKKDQRKKTYERKNNDKKSGDSHARARPIPSPPPDAASPVLLPGSRRRPPPISSCDPGVAPPHLLPHFRRYLSIPSTTQSRRPLVRSRSRIRQRRSGQTRPSWITRIRMMGAWRWPWICYGDDGAGSAPATSGWRPATNPSLAVSIGIQPLLSVLGQGVWGCLLRRWTSTRRHLQHLPPVGLQDLYAQGLLLRA; this comes from the exons ATGAAAAAAGACCAGCGAAAAAAGACCTACGAAAGAAAAAACAACGACAAAAAATCAGGCGACTCGCACGCACGAGCGAGGCCTATCCCGTCGCCACCGCCCGACGCCGCCAGCCCCGTCCTCCTCCCTGGCTCCCGGCGCCGCCCGCCCCCCATCTCCTCCTGCGATCCTGGCGTCGCCCCGCCCCACCTTCTCCCTCACTTCCGGCGCTACCTATCGATCCCCTCGACGACACAGAGCCGCCGTCCTCTCGTGCGATCTCGCAGCCGCATCCGCCAACGCCGATCCGGGCAGACGCGGCCGTCGTGGATCACGAGGATCCGGATGATGGGGGCGTGGAGATGGCCATGGATCTGTTACGGCGACGACGGCGCCGGATCCGCACCCGCAACATCCGGATGGAGGCCGGCGACGAACCCTAGCCTAGCCGTCAGCATCGGGATCCAACCCCTTCTCTCGGTGTTGGGGCAAGGCGTATGGGGGTGCTTGTTGCGGCGGTGGACCTCGACCCGGCGACATCTGCAGCATCTCCCTCCCGTCGGGCTGCAGGACCTGTACGCCCAAG GTCTGCTACTGCGTGCATGA
- the LOC123060973 gene encoding uncharacterized protein isoform X2: MPVPIMNGHEGSRWDLLLRLDLLGAGEARLWQPRSWRRARGIDAGENTSMVVSWAERQGDGSRPSTPPLGMGSGGQSTSPAHVRVANTFNFNCVVIKTFCVAWTTELRRRCHHLLVSVQELRSAEHLQFPFPQLEGIGASVSDPE, from the exons ATGCCTGTTCCAATCATGAACGGACATGAAGGCAGCCGGTGGGATTTACTATTGCGTCTCGACCTACTCGGAGCAG GAGAGGCCAGGCTGTGGCAGCCGCGGTCGTGGCGTCGTGCACGTGGCATCGACGCAGGTGAGAATACATCTATGGTAGTCTCGTGGGCCGAGCGTCAAGGTGATGGTAGCCGACCCTCCACGCCCCCTCTAGGGATGGGAAGTGGCGGGCAGAGTACCTCCCCCGCGCATGTCAG AGTTGCAAACACTTTCAATTTCAACTGTGTGGTGATCAAGACATTCTGTGTTGCTTGGACAACCGAGCTAAGACGGCGATGCCACCACCTACTTGTATCTGTACAGGAACTCCG TTCTGCTGAGCACCTTCAATTCCCCTTTCCCCAGCTCGAAGGAATTGGCGCCTCCGTTAGTGACCCCGAGTAG